The Epinephelus moara isolate mb chromosome 21, YSFRI_EMoa_1.0, whole genome shotgun sequence DNA window CAGTTGATAATGGCCGCTAACTGTAAAACAACTTCATCCTCAGACGTGTCAACGACCTTTATGTTTGGAGCGGAACAGAATGTGTAGCCACACAGTAAAATCGAGTAACgttaaatattcataaatagGTTTCACATTTGGAAACTAACTGTTAAGGCCGTGTAAATGTAATAGACGAGAGCTGGACCGAAAATGTTAGCCCCTTAAATTTAAAAGTGGTGTGACAATAAATGACAGTATGGCAGACACGGTGCACTAATGAAATTGTCAAGTACACAACATACATGAACTTGTTGAACTCGCATAACGTACAGTGTAATAAGATGTATATCTTTTTAGTAGAATTTGCATTGATAAATATAAAACTGTACACTGACATGGTCTTTGAGTTACCCATGGCCCCTGCACTTTCAAGTCCTGCCCTTAAATGCAGATGTTTCACTTAACTAATCTGACTCACATAGAAACAACAGAGAGAGCATCAATGCaagtaaacatttaaaatcactggTTTGACCTCCCTGCTACCTGACAGGCAGCGGTGGGCTGTAACTATGCACATTTGCTTTAGTTCTGTACTCAAGTCAGGGGCATAAATAAAGACAGTCAAATCTTGCACTGGAGCCCATCGTAATAATGTGCTCCGGGGCTCGTCCTAACCACCATACGCCACTGActcaagtacaaatttgaggaaCTTGCACTTTATATGAGACCTTTGTTTTattgctactttatacttttactccacaACATACTGTGGGgattattgtactttttactttactacatttatctgaaagCTTTAGCTACTAGTTACTTTACGAATCAAGATCTATGCATAAAAATTTAATCTAAtcttatttttcaaatttttctAATACCCTAAGAACATTTTCCAAGTTATTCCtccttttacttcagtaacatATTTGacacaggactttaacttgtaacagagtattatcacagtgtggtattagtattTTTACGTAGATAAAGGAACTAAATACTTTCTCTTCCTTTGCCAACAGGCCACCACACGTACCAAGCACCCTCCCACCAGTCTGGCCCTGCAGCACTTTGATGCCACCTACGGCCCCCAGCTGGGGCCGCTGTGGCCATCAGTCCGAGTCGCCTTGCTGTCAGAGAGGAAATACGGAGCCCTGATCAATCATTTCTCCGATAATGCAGTTCTGGCGGACCTGGAAGCCCAGGGATGCAGAGACTTCCCCAGTGACACAGATACAGTGGGTAGGTGTGGATTTCCCAAGGCTCACTCTACCTGCTAATGCTATATCAAGCAAATTTAATATTCCTCTTTGTTTCTGCAGCTCAGCCGTGCTTGGAGCGAGAATCTGAGGTTGCAGCCGAGGAGGGATCTGGTGGTGTTTCTTTGAAGAAGTCTGACACTGTTAGTCAGCAGCTTTCTCCTCTGCAGCTCAGTCCGAACATCAAGTGCTTTGTGTTTCCAAGAGGGAATATCACAAGATTCAAGCCTGCTAGGTGAGCTCATCTATTGTtggacaaaaattcaaaatcaaaaatattttgatgtgtGAACTCTGGGTCTTAATATTTGCTTCAGCTGTTAGTTAtcagaaaacacagacattaGCCCTGTTTTAAAATCCTTTTTCAAGCCTGGTAGATTTTAAGTTGATAAGTTGATCATATTTTTTagtgtttatatatttagttTAAAAGTGGTTTAGTAAGTCAAAGTGGTCCAACATTTCGAAGACAGTGCTCTCCTTCAAATAAGAAATGTGGCAATTATTAACTGAAGTGTTTAAAGTTTGATTCCTTGTCCTTGTCCTTGTGTCCCCTAAAGGCCCGACATATTTGGGTTGTTGAGTTACTACCTGATGGACGCAGCGTCTGTGCTGCCTTGTCTTGCGCTGGATGTCCGAGAAGGTCACAATGTGCTTGACCTCTGCGCTGCTCCGGGAGGCAAAACCCTGGCTTTGCTTCAGAGCCAGTCTGTAGGTAAGAGGACTGCTCTCATCTTTCTGTGACACCATGTAATGTTGTTCTGTCTGTCAGATGTAGGTAACCCTCCATCGTCTGTGTTAAAGGTTTCTTGTGTGTAAATGACAGCTCAGTGTCTCGGACGTTACGACTGAGAAAAGTGCTGCACAGCTACATACCTAAGCCGTTTTTGACAGATGGCAAACTGCGCATCACCTCCTTCGATGGCACCAAGTGGGGGGAAATCGAAAGGAACACTTTTGACAGAGTAAGCCAGTGTGGTATAATTATGTTTCAGTGATTATCCAAATAGCAGCACTTTGTCCACCTCCtggtttcctctctgtcttcaggTCCTTGTTGACGTCCCCTgcaccacagacagacactcaCTGATGGAGGACGACAACAATATATTTAGTAAGAGCAGGACCGGCGAGAGACGAAGGCTGCcgcagctgcagctggagctgTTGCTGTAAGTTttggtgaaaataaaaatatagtgTAGTTATTTATGTAGTTACATTTGTCACATCAATGTACAGCAGAGCTACAAGTGAACATGATTATTCTTGATGAAGTGAACACaccctctcttcatcttcatcgtGCAGGGCAGGAATCGAAGCAGCTTGTCCAGGTGGGGAGATCCTCTACTCCACATGCACACTGTCTCAAATCCAGAACCTGGGTGTGGTGGAGCAGGCCGTCCACTTGGCTCGGGAGAACCACGGCATAAACCTTcaggtcagacacacacacacacacacacacactgtcagtgtCAACGATATATCAGAGATTATACCATGGTCTGAGTGAATGCTCGATTCTGATAggctgcagggtgtccattAAAACCTAATGACGGACACCTACTAAATAGTTTTGGTGCAGCTGTCTGTTTACTGTTCTAAATGAATGTGCTGACTGCATAATCATATCAGCCTGTATCTATTATGAGTAACCATAGCAATAGGGATGCAGCCAAGGCCTTTTTTTATAATTCATATCCAGCACTGAGTGTAGTCCTTCAGTGCCTCGTCCTCTGAGCACCACAGGATGGAGACTGTAACACACAAACTGGCCCTCTGAACTCTGTATCACATCAGTGATCATCTCATAACTATTCAACTTCAGGCTGTGGCCGACAGAAAcactatgatgatgatgatgcacatatttcatttacaaaactttattttataacTTTACATACTAGTTTTATACATTGCAATGTTGCATAAGGAACATATTTTTAACACGAAGTACATACTCGGCATAttacacatattttatttttaaatatttcacatacagGTGTGAAAATTGAAGCATGATGCACAtagttttatctttttatttctacatacttcttctttcttctttctttaatTCTGAATTCTGATTCTGTACAGTGTTATTGACTGTGTatcttgctaacgttagctttctgGCTCACAGCTGAACCCAAGGGTTCTATGAGCTGAGCAGATTAGACATGTCTCCCATTGCCAAGTCATATCGAAGGTTAGTCCTGTTTACTAGAGAAGTGaataacattttcatttcatttatttgactcATGACCATATCACACGGTATGGAGAGCAGGCATTGcagacaataacaaaacaatggcACACTGTGTGGCTAAAGTACAACCAGTGTTACTTAAACAGAGGAAGGACATTCTTAAAAAAAAGCACCTAGTTCACAAATTACTTTTGGCTTATCTGATCGTAAtgacaaattaataaaaacacagatggacGATCTAAATAATACTTTGGCAAATACTTTTCTCTGTAAGAGAACCCCTGAGGTGTTACCAGTGAACCTGAGTTATCTCTGGAATATCAGGTCTTtcttaatataaatatatgaaacCAAATTACAACACATAATTTCACCTTTTTATTCTCCCTTTCCCTCCCTTGTGCTGGTGATATATACATTCAGGTTGTTGATCTGCGACCCCTCACACACATGTTTAGGAAAACCTTTCACTTCGCCCCCGACCTTCACCTGGGTGAGATGGTCGTCCCGCACTTAGCCGCTAACTTTGGCCCCATCTACATGTGCAAGCTGAGGAGGCTCACATAGACTGTGTGGACTGATGGACAGCTTTGCCTGAAAgcttttggacatttgaatgactttttttactgctttatgGACTAATGAGATGATCCTCGTTTCTATATATAAACTGTAAGTGTTGGAGCACAGTTGAAGGAGATGTTTTCATCGTGGTGAAGGACTGTTGAAACATTGGACGACAGAATGTGACAGAAAACGCAAAGAATCCGGTTGGAGGACCTGGACTGTGACATTACTGTGTGTGGACAGCACtgaactacattttttttttaaagcagactTTTGGACTCAACCAACAATGATGGCCTGTTCAATTTAGagtattcagtatttttcagcctgtgtctgtgtgagtaaTGTAGACcacaatatttttgaaactGATTATAGTGTTGAGCGAAACAGGTTGTAGTGTTATATTGATGGATAATTGTGCATCGTCAGTTTACGtccaataaaagtgcttgtttttgaaactgacaggctcaggctgttgtgtttttgtgtcacagtGACTAATGGAGCTTGGTCCAGTATGAAGCAAGATCACTGCAgtaaacaggctgcaatataaACACTCGGGACATTGGTGCaacatcaatttacatccactttaagtgtttgtttttgccactgacaggctcacactgttattgtaagtgtctgacaacattatggaaaggatccctacagagatagaccttttgtgaaagagtaagatcctttttgtttaaccagaaacagccctgaaatcaccatagccaaacccaccaaactacatttaaataaagagtaattttagcatgtatagagccagcatgttttcacatctaactgggtgaatttagggtttatttcaaccaaaacaGAGTTGGTAAATGTTGGACCAGTGTAAAGATGGACCAAGacagtttttgtgagttttattttgtttctgtcggcttaaaatgaactgtgtgttacaatgataaaattactgtttatttaaatgagtctggtgggtttggcaaaaGTAATTTGGggctttaacaaaaaggtctatctctttAGGGAtccttccataatgttgtcagacacttaagaaaacaatctgagcctgtcagtggcaaaatcaAGTACTTTAATGGATGCACATTGATGGTGATcaaatgccccaagtggttacactgcaggcTGTTTCACATCTGCCggctgcagcgctctcgctcaatactgcaccattttcaaaaactttttttcccattactcacttagacacaaaaacatcggaaaatagggtccaggttgaaaaataccagagtTACCCTTTAAGTTTGTCTTGTATAAAATATCCTCCTGTGACTGTCATTGTAAAGCACACTTCATTCAGCGttgaaagacacaaaataaaactcacaaaagccatcttggtttgtctttccagtGTTCCAGCAATCACCAGCTCTAGTttgtttgaaataaacccttaatacacccagttagatgtgaacataagctggctctatacacgctacAATGACTGTTAATGAATTCAAATGGTGGGTTTGATAATGAGGAATTTGGAGCTGTTTccagttaaacaaaaaggtctgtctctgtagggatcctttccataatgttgtcagacactttgaataacaatccgagcctgacagtggcaaaaacaagcacttatgGTGGATGTAAATTCACATTGCACCAATTCCCAAAGTGTTTCCATTGCGGCCTGTAGGGTCCATGTTTAAAAGTTACCTTTTTAAACcctgattttaaaatatattttggactAAACCAGCTTTGCAGTGTCTCTTTAACTGTAGTTGTATTTCCCTCCTGTAGGTGGCAACAGTAGCTAAAGATTAGCAGCATCCTGTACAGTGTACTCTGCTCCCACTAGAGGACACTGAGGATGTGTCTGTAGAGGTTATATGTTGACAGGAGCTCCAGTACGGAGGTCCTCAGAGATCACATTACTGAAACACGCATTTCCATCAGAATTACCTGCTCTCTTTAACTCTCCACTGGAAATGGGTTTGGCTTGTTCTATGGTTATTCATCAGGTTTGATAGCTTTGCCTAATAACGCGATATGTGCGGAAGGCGGCCGTAATGAACAGGCAGGTAATGACTTATTTGACCATTTGGCTTCTCACATCTGAATCTGTGCAACTTTCATTATAATAGCTGGATTGACTCCGTTTTGCATTGACATCACTCAGAGGTGAAATGTTTCCTCTTATCACTGCCTAATGTGAGCGCAGAGGTGCCTCTTTTTACCATCACACCGCCGATGACCCTTTATGTTGTCCTGGCCAGGCAATGTAGCGTgaaaaaggtgtgtgtgtgtgtgtgtgtctaacgAGTCCACCATCCATACCCACTGTCATTAAGCTGCTCCAAGTGCAGGAGCCGACTCCCATCCCCGTGCAGGGATGGACGGCAGCCATGCGGCTCCCAGATGAACATTAAAGAGGCAGCAGAGAGCTAAAATGGGACGTCTCGCCCTGTTTTGCCCCTCCGCTTTTTTATTCCACA harbors:
- the nsun4 gene encoding 5-methylcytosine rRNA methyltransferase NSUN4 encodes the protein MALLLDSRLLLRKVKDLRCFTPRRNRMKQKWATTRTKHPPTSLALQHFDATYGPQLGPLWPSVRVALLSERKYGALINHFSDNAVLADLEAQGCRDFPSDTDTVAQPCLERESEVAAEEGSGGVSLKKSDTVSQQLSPLQLSPNIKCFVFPRGNITRFKPARPDIFGLLSYYLMDAASVLPCLALDVREGHNVLDLCAAPGGKTLALLQSQSVGFLCVNDSSVSRTLRLRKVLHSYIPKPFLTDGKLRITSFDGTKWGEIERNTFDRVLVDVPCTTDRHSLMEDDNNIFSKSRTGERRRLPQLQLELLLAGIEAACPGGEILYSTCTLSQIQNLGVVEQAVHLARENHGINLQVVDLRPLTHMFRKTFHFAPDLHLGEMVVPHLAANFGPIYMCKLRRLT